The genomic region ttatgaccactgacagaagtctgagcaggaccccatacatctgaaaacacaagttctaaaggatgtttcacctcacgactggactccgaaaaaggaagttgatgactcttcccctgctgacaagcatcacacactgctacatctttatgactagacaaactaggaagctcatgacgacgcaaaatatgacggacaataggtgtggccgggtgaccaagacgagcatgccactgtgacggagagacccggactccactgaaaacacgagcgacaccaggatgctccagacggtagagcccctggcacaaccgcccactaagaagaatgtccctcgtgccccgatccttaataaaaaaatcaaaagggtgaaattcacaaagcacattattatcacgtgtgagtttaggaactgaaagaagattacgggtcacagatggaactcgaagaacattgcgaagctgaagactcctattggcatgtctagtgagaagagatgcttgaccaatatgagagatgtgcatacctgctccattggcggtgtggatcttgtcggagccatgatagggttcacgagtgtgaagcttccccatctcgctggttagatgctctgtcgccccagagtccatgtaccagtgtggatcgatggagtaggactgagtgtgtccctgttgcttctgcggcgcgggacgatcagccatggcgacctgacgggcattgttgcgtgtatctttgtcgtcattgccaagaccaaggaagcttcgctggaagcgcttatgacacttggaggcccagtgcccatcgcggccacaaagctgacacacacgtggaccgccagcccccggtaaggtcgcagtaggtggggggccgaggcgggcgacggtggcagccccaagggagaccggggtgatgaagaagagcggccacccttggtggcggcgttggccgagagggagccagtgcccctggtgcggcgagtctcgacccgttgctcagtgagaaggagccgagagaaaacctcgtgtgccagcatgggtgtcgagttgccccgctcgttgatgatctcgactaaggcatcatactcctcatcaagaccattgacaataaacgagttgaactcggagtcggtgaggggctgtccaatggaggccaatgtgtcggcgaggcccttgaccttgttgtagaactcagtggcagtggagtcaagcttctgacactctccaagctgacgacggagtgcagagacacgagcctgggactgcgctgcaaaggtgcgctcaaggatggtccaggcctcatgagacgtcttcgcgaagacaacaaggccggcaactgccggcgagagcgacccctggatggaggagaggttcgcctggtcctgccccgtccagacgcgatgggccggattgtagaccggaccgtgcacggtgtctaccagcgcgggtgggcagggaagcgatccgtcgacgtagcctagcaggtagtgactccccaagagcgggagaacctgcgcacgccagaagatgtagttgtcggcggagagcttgatggtgatgagatgaccgaagtgaaacggcggcggcgaagacaatcccatcgaggaggctgcctggggtgcaaacaccatggaggcagccggaggcaccgaagccgatgcgggaggaggcgggaccgcagccagggcgggcgccgcaaagctcgcggccggtgcggacgccgcaaggcccgcggccggggcggacgccgccaaccccgccagcggggcagtgtgatccgcttgcggcaggagcggcgggacgacgcctgcggagtccgcagcggacggcggcgccgcggtgtggaccacgaggtcacgcccaagcgagggcgccggcggcgtgaaggcggcggcggctgcggcggcggtgcgggtattagggtttagaagcggaagcgatcgtaacctagcgtgataccatgtaagacaataagttttggggaaccagcacaaccctctaggggtggcttatctcattatatataatggttgtgttacaatatgtaccatatacgtacataggtacagaagctatacatagtctaacagccAATGACGAGGATTCCTCTATGTACAAGAAATGTTGGGGACTTCTGGGTCTGGAACTTCGAAAGAAGCGGTAATTTGTCGGTTCGGTCAGCCTATTCAATGTTAGTGGCAACACAAAAGCGAAGGGAAGCATGGCTTGAAAATACGGCAGGGTCGTCAAGCTTTGACGCAGACGCTGGCAGTTGGAAGATGCTTTGGAAAACAGCTGTACCCTCTAAGATACGTATGTTTCTATGGAGGCTGTTCAAGCATTCCATACCGACTGAAGATGTCAGGGCCAAGAGAAACATGACAACGTGCCGGCCGCGCTGCTCTGGGCGGCCAGCGCCTGCGGCTACATGGGTTACCGCAACTTCCGCCTTCTCATCGACCAGGGCATCATTCCCCTCAAAGGTATCCTCCTAGCTATCCCTGCAATGCAAATTTGATTGTCTCAATAACTTTTCTTTTTGCAGATGAAGAGCAACTGACAAACGGGTTCATGGACATGCCGGTGGACTGGGCGCTTGGGATGAGCAAGCACATGCGGCTGAAAGACTTCCCAACCATTCTCCGCATGACAGACCGCGACGACATCGCGCTGAACTTCAAGCTACACCATAGGGAGCGTGCGGAGGCCGCGGATGCGGTCATCATCAACACAATGGACGAGCTCGAGCAGCCAGCGCTCGACGCGATGCGCGCCATCATACCGGCCATCTACACCATCGGTCCGCTCAACTCCCTCACCGGCCAAATCGTCCCCTGCATGGACCCCCTGCACAAGGTAGGCTCCAGCCTCCGGAAAGAAGACCACATCTGCGTGCAGTGGCTCGACGGCAGGAAGCCCCGTTCCATGGTGTACATGAACTTCGGGAGTGTAACTATCATGAGCAATCATGAGCTGGTGGAGTTCGCGTGGGGGCTGGCCAACAGCGGCCAGAACTTCCTCTGGATCATTAGGCCGTACATCGTGAAGAGCGAGGCCGCGGTGCTGCCCCCTAAGTTCTTGGAGGCCACCAAAGACAGGGGACTCCTGGCGAGCTGGTGCGACCAAGAGGCGGTGTTGAGGCACGATGCCCTATGTGTGTTCCTGACGCACTACAGGTGGAACTCGACGATGGAGGGCCTCTGCGGTGGCGTACCGATGCTGTGTTGGCCGTTCTTCGCCGAGCAGCAGACCAACTGCCTATACAAGTGCCTCGAGTGGGGGGTGGGCATGGAGATCGGTGACGACGTGCGGCGGGAGGTGGTCAACGAGAGGATCAAGGAGGCGGTGGGTGGGGAGAAGGGTAGGGAGATGAAGAAGAGAGCGGCAGAGTGGAGGGAGGTAGCTATTAGATCCAAGGTGACATCGTTGAATAATCTTGACTCACTCATCAATGATGTGTTACTATCCGGTAAAAAGACAGTTAGcagttcttcttaagtaccaaaGGTGATGGGATAGTTTGGAACGTCACAAGTAATGCCCACAGCGTTTTGTATGGACCTTTGTAGATATGGATTGCTTGCTATTTCTCGACCACGCATTGTAAAATGTTTCTTCGTTAGCAATAACAATAGGTGAGAAGCTCTAGGCGAGGCCCTAAAGTTGTTTATGTGCTTGAGCAAAGACTAGGCCATGATTCCATGTATGCTTGGGCAGTGGCGGACCTAGAGCTTGACCACGTGGGGTGCCATCCTTATCACTCACGACAGAAACGCCATGTatctcccgcaaaaaaaaaaaagagctaGAAATGCCATGTATGTAACCACGGCACTCCCACTAGATCCGCAACTATGCTTGGGTACAAATTCTTCAGTTCCCTTTCAGAATGAAACACTGCAATAATACAGTGGATACCAACGGCCAATTCATGAAATATATGATAAGAGCAATTGAGAGTGATAGCTGAACTACCACACCTGTTCATTAGTACTCTCTCCGTCCCTTAATATCAAAACGTATTTCAAGCTAACAAGTCTCATAATATAATCATAATAGAAGAAATTTTTTCAAGCTATGTTAGCTTAAAATCATTTTTATCCCTACAAGGCCATGCACATTAAAATGTAAACATGTACTGCCTGCTATACCATCTTGGTTTGAGCTTCCGGCTGGTGGTTCCTGACACCTAATTGAAATACAAGTACATAACAGGAACCAATTGAGAGATGCTTGAGCTGACAAACTTAATTTTTTTAGAATAAGTTCAGCTAGCGATCAACATGCATTATAGAAGTACTCTACGCGGCACACGTTAAACTAGGAAAACACATGTACCTGGTAGGGCCTGATCCCAACATTTGAGGCAGCCGGTTCAAGCACCCACGGTGGCCCGTCTAGCATCCCCGTGGTGGTCGATTCTAGGAACGGTAGCACACGCGGTGGCCCCGCATTCCGCCGTCGCACCTCATGATCACCGTGCACGTGGTCATGGCTGTTGAAGCACGCAAAGGCTGCGGTTGCAGCACCGGACATCACCCGTCGTTGCATCTCTGATGGTCGTCGACGTAGACAGCATGATCGTCGTAGCAGACTAGTTGCTGTGGCCATGGCAACCGAAGAACAACGGTTTGAGGCGCGCGAGGAAGAGAGGTGCTTGCAGCAGCAGGATGTCATCATGGGGGCCTTAACCGTCAGCAGCATTCTCCCTACCTACCTCTGTTGGCCGTCCTTCTTCACGAAGGCGTTCCAGCTCAACAACGCCATCTTTGCCGAGTAGCAGCCAAGGCAACGGAAGTGCCCTGTTTTTCGTGTGACAAAGACAAGACACATTTTTTCTGCAATTTAAGTATATATGTGTTGGGTCATTATGACCGGCCACATATTTTCATGCTGAATTTCGTCTGTCAATTCTAGACGTGTGACTTAAGAAATACACTAATGACTCATCCCATCGTGTGTCTAATGTCTGAGATCCAATCGTTCTCAAACACATTGCTACAAAATGTTGCTTGCCGAACTTCCTGCTCCGACTTCCTAAAAAAAACCTTCTTGTTCCGAGATTCCTGCGAGATTAACTTGATGCTTCCGATGAAGAGGAGCATGGATTGCATAGATAACATAGGAATAAAATAATGCCAGTGCTGGGAAAAGACAATTAGACCTGAAAGCGCGGATGGGCGACCTTTATAATAGCATGTTATTTTTAGATAATCCGTCCATGCTATAACAACAAGGGCCGTCCTACGCATTGACCGGGTGATAATCCTAAAAGACCGACTGCATGGGCTGCCGTTCGATGGAGCCGTGGACAACCGTCTGATCGCCTTCACGTGAGCCGCTAAGCCTTAGCAACAAGGCTCGTATTGCGCTCAACACTTTGCAAGAGAAGTCTTGTTGCAATCCCTGGacatgttttgtttttgtttttctccttCCCTACACCTATCTGATTAGCTCACCAAGTCTTCGCATTGCGCTAAGCGTTTTACAACATGAGCCTTGTTGCAATCCCAAACATTATACCTTTTTTTTTCTACGCGACTGTTGTCGGATCTGCTTGGTGAACCTTTGCAGCAAGCCTCATGCTGTGTGCAGTGCTTTTCAACACGAGCCTTGTTGCAATTCTACAGACAGTTTTTTCTTGATATGCCTTCTGCGATGTGGTTTCTGCGCCCGCATGTCTTGCAACAAATGCCATGTTGCAGACGGCTCAATTAGGGGCACGTGGCGTGTGGACAACATTTCGTGTCGGATCGACCAGTTGACGGGAAGTGTTTCGGTAACAACAAGTCTTCTTTCCAAGCAGGTACAAATTTAGAACTTAAATGTGCAATACTTacgacacatctagatgtgctttagcaaaactgacaAACTTAACGAAGTGGACGAGTTTTCCTTCCCTATAACGGCAATATGGTACTGGCAATGAGATTGTTTCATTTCCTACAATGCACATAATGAGGCGGTAATAATGTGCATGAAGTATCCTGCTacataaggctagtcatagtgggagtaacataagtagtaacatagATGGCACATAAGCAAAAAAGATGACGTGTCATGTAATTAAAAAGAAAAgagacaaatagagtaacataatatgttactatcaCATAGCGGTTTTCAATACAAAATGAATTTACAAAGCAATAAACGAAGATATGCATGTTACTACACCTATGACACTTCCCACTATGATggtaacatggactagtaacatatgtatgttactagtctaagttactccccactatgacaaGCCTAATATAGCTGATTTATTCAGGTGTTGTCCACGGCTAATCATCACCAAATCAACTCTTCCATGGAATCAATGATAGAATTCCAGCGAACACCACTAGTAGTCATCAGAGCGTGGCGATGTAAGCGTCGGCAAGCATCTTGCCGAGCCGGACCTGGGCCTGTGTGGTGAGGTGCGTGATGTCGTTGGCAAGGGGGAGACCCATGGCGTCCACATACTTGAGGTTCGGCAGCCGCACCGCCCTCTGCTGCTTCCTTACTAGGTCCAGCCACTTCCCCTGCTTCTGAGCCGTCGCGATCCCAACCTACAACAAGATTATTGATGTTTTTGCTCACAGGGTTCACAGTGGAGATAACGCAGTCGGAGCAGGGGACCCATGCATGGATGCAGTGTAGCGACGGACCTGGATGACGAGGAGGTTGGGCATGGCGAGGTCCCGGCGGACGTCCCGGACGAATGCCTCCATCCTCCCGGTGTAGGCCATGGCGTCCTCACGCCGCATGGCGTCGGCCTCCCCCTGGAACCACAGCAAGGCTGCGATCCTGCCGGTCCCTGCGCCAGCGACACGGGCACGGGTCACCATCCGCTCGTACATCTCGGAGCCGCGGGACCAGTTGGCGATGGGCGTGCCGCCCTGCGCGCAGGGGACTAGCCCCACGACGGCGCCGCGCGGGCAGGCCGGCGCCCGGAGCAGCCCGTGCGCGAACGGCATCGCAGGGCCCACGCCCACCACGTTGCCGACGTCCACGCCGGCGTGCAGCGGCTCCCGGGCCTCCTCCCAGCGGAGGGATGGGGAGAGGCGGAGCATGCGCGGGGACGGCGCGCACTCGGGCGGCACGACGCCGTCCCAACGATTGCCCACCGTGGCGCCGCCCCGGCCACCCATGTTGGACTGCCCTGCCAGGATGAACACCAGCGTCGGCGCCCTCTCCGCGCTCACCGTCACGGCCGCCGCAAGCAGCAGCAGAATGGGTAGTGCTCGAGGGAGCATCGTCGCCGCCGCTGGCTCCATGTCCCGGCAAGGTCCAAGGTCCTAGCTCGCTGCTCACTGGCTGCCACTGATTCGCAGACTCGCAGTACTGGATGCCCGGAACGCATCGTTGGGACTGGATACATAAACACGGGAGCGCTCAATTCGCCATGGCGTGCTATGGCCTTTGTTTTCTTGTCCGGGAGGGAGTGGCAGTGGATCGCATGTGTGTTTGTCATGGGTAAACGCGCTTCACTCGAATCAGGCGTCAAATGAGTTGTATGCCTGTCTCAAGTTGGACTGGACTGTACAACATCACAAGACTAGTACTCTCCGtgtttatttactccgcatattagctttgaTCAAAGTTAAGCTTCGTAAACTTTTAAAAAAAtaatagacaaaaatattaacatatacaacaacaaatcaataccattaaatTTATTATTGAatatatactttcacatcatatagattttctATGGTTGCAGCTCCTCCCACGCTGGTCGCAACCCCTGCTTTCTCTGGTTCCAGCAATAATAGACGTCAGTTGTAGTATTTGACGCTGCTCGTTGCAGCTCCACTGTGTGCAGGTTGTAACCCTACTTTACCTGATTCTAGTAATAAATGGCAACGGCAGCAGTACTTGGCTCATTCGTTGCAACTCTCTTGCGTGCCGGTCGCAACTTTGCTATATTCGGTCGTAGCATCCCATGCAGCACGTCGCCGCCTCGCAAACTTTCATAGGGATACAGCGCCTCGCAAACTTTCATCGGGATACGGCGCCCAGAGTTGCAGGGCCTAGTCCCAGCATTTGGGGCAGCCGGTTCCGGCACGTACGGTCGCCCGTTCTAGCATCCCTGTGGTGGTCGATTCTAGCAACGGTAGCACACGCGGTGGCCCCGCGTTCCGCCGTCGCACCTCATGATCACCGTGCACGTGGTCATGGCCATTGAAGCACGCAAAGGCTGCAGTTGCATCACTGGCTGTCACCCGTCGTAGCATCTCTGATGGTCGTCACGTAGATAGCATGATCATCGTAGTGGACTAGTTGCCATGGCCATGGCAACCGAACAACAGCGATTTGAGGCGCGCGGGGAGAGAGGTCCTTGCAGTAGCAGGGTGTTGTCATGGGGGCCTTCAACGTCAGCAGCATTCTCCCTACCTACCTCTGTTGGTTCACGAAGGCGTTCCAGATCAAAAACGACATCTTCGCCGTGTAGCAGCCAGAGGCAACGGAAGCGCCCTGTTTTCCATGTGACAAAGATAAGACGCAGTTTTTCTGCAATTTAAGTATATTTGTGCTTGGGTCAATTTGACCAGCCACATGTTTTCTTGCGGAATTCCGTGTGTTAATTTTGGGCGTGTGACTTAGGAAATACACTAATGACTCATCCCATCGTGTGTCTAATGTCAGAGATCCAATCGTTCCGAAAGACATTGTAGCACAATTATATAATAGTGTTGGTGTTCTGAAACACACTGCTATAAAATGTTGCTTGCCCAATTTCCTGCTCCGACTTAAAAAAAAACCTTCCTGCTCTGAGATTCCCGCGAGATTAACTTGATGTTTCCAATGAAGAGGAACATGCATTACCTGGATAACACGGGAATAAAATAGTGCCAGTGTTGGGAAAAGACAATTAGACCTGAAACCACGGATGGGCGACCTTTATAATAGCATGTTATTTAGATAATCCGTCCATGCTATAACAACAAGGGCCGCCTAAGCGTTGACCGGGTGATAAACTGATAATCCCAAAAGATCGATCGCATGGGCTGCCGTTCGATGGAGCCGTGGACAACCGTCTGATCCCTTCACTTGAGCCGCTAAGCCTTTGCAACAAGGCTCGTATTGCGCTCAGCGCTTTGCAAGAGAAGTCGTGTTGCAATCCCTGAacatgttttatttttgttttttccttccCTACAGCCATCCGATTAGCTCACCAAGTCTTCGCAACAAGTTTCGCATTGCGCTCAACGTTTTACAACATGAGCCTTGCTGCAATCCCAAACATTATACCTTCTTTTTCTGCGGGATAGTTCTCCGATCTGCTTGATGAGCCTTTGCAACAAGCCTCATGTTGCGTTCAATGCTTTGCAACACAAGCCTTATTGCAATTCTCCAAACAGTTTTTTTTGATACGCCGTCTACGATGTGGTTTCCGTTGCGCCCGCATGTCTTGCAATAAATGCCATGTTGAAGACGGGTCAATCAGGGGCACGTAGCCTGTGGACAACATTTCGCGTCCGATCACCGGTTGACGGGAAGGGTTTCAGTAACAACAAGTCTTCTGCAAGAAGATAGGAACTTAACAAAGCGAAGAGTTTTCCTTCCCCGTAACGGCAATATCATACTGGCAATGAGATTGTTTCATTTCCAACAAATGCGCATAACAAGGTGGTAATAATGCGCATGAAATACCCTACATAGTATAGCTGATTTATTCAGTTGTTGTCCACAGCTAATCATCACCAAATTAACTCTTCCACGGAATCAATGATAGTATTCCAGCGAACACTACTAGCCATCAGAGCGTGGCGATGTACGCGTCGGCGAGCATCCTGCCGAGCCGGACCTGGGCCTGGGTGGTAAGGTGCGTAATGTCGTTGGCGAGGGGGAGCCCCATGGCATCCACGTACTTGAGGTTCGGCAGCCGCACCGCCCTCTGCTGCTTCCTCACCAGGTCCAGCCACTTCCCCTGCTTCTGCGCAGTCGCGATCCCAACCTATGACAAGATCATGGATGTTTTTACTCACAGGGTTCACAATGGAGATTAATGGAGTCGGAACAGGGGAGCCATGGATGTAGTGTAGCGACAGACCTGAATGACGAGGAGGTTGGGCATGGCGAGGTCCCGGCGGATGTCCCGGACAAACACCTCCATCCTCCCGGCGTAGGCCAACGCGTCCTCGCGCCGCATGGCATCGGCCTCCCCTTGGAACCACAGCAAGGCCGCGATCCTGCCGGTCCCTGCACCGGCGACGCGGGCGCGGGTCACCATCCGCTGGTACATCTCGGAGCCACGGGTCCAGTTGGCGATGGGCGTGCCGCCCTGCGCGCAGGGGACGAGTCCCACGACGGCGCCCCTGGGGCAGGCCCGCGCCCGGAGCAGCGCGTGCGCGAACGGCATCCCGGGGCCCACGCCCACCACGTTGCCGACGTCCACGCCGGCATGCAGCGGCTAGTGGGCCTCCTCCCAGAGGAGGGACGGCGAGAGGCGCAGCGTGCGTGGTGACGGCGCGCACTCGGGCGGCACGACGCCGTCCCAACGGTTGCCCACCGTGGCGCCGCCCCGGCCACCCATGTTGGACTGCCCTGCCAGGATGAACACCAGCGTCGGCGCCCTCTCCGCGCTCACCAtcacggccgccgccgcaagcagcagcagcagcatggggAGTGCTCGAGGGAGCATCGTCGCCGCCGCTGGCTCCATGTCCCGGCAAGGTCCAAGGTGACGCTGGCTCGCTCGACCAACTGGATGCTACCGGCCGGCCTCCAGCTAGCTACTCACTGGCTGCTACTGATTGGCAGCACTGGATGCTTGGATCGCATCCTGGGGGGGAGTGGATATATAAATACAGTAAGGGCCAATTCGCCATGGCGTGCTATGGCCAGGGAGAGAGTGGCAGTGGCATGTGTGTCTCGCACGGGCAAGCGCGCTTCACTCGAAACAGGCGTCAAATGAGCCAGCTCAACTTGGATTCCACTGCACAAGAGCACAAGACAACTACAGTGCACTTTTTATTAATATCTGACATAAAAAGACTAGTACTGGTGTCGGACGAACCAAAAGGCAATGCTGTCTAAGGTTTTGGCTACCAAATCCTAGAAAATTACCGAGGGACGGCGAGAAACACGGTAACCGTGGATACCAAAAAATATCGTTTAAAATTTTCAAACAAATTTCAAAATCAATGTTTTCCTGTACTACTACAGATTGGGAAAAAAAACTCAGGCATTTCTGAAGCTAGATGCTAGCGCAGTGGCAAGGGCACCGTCATGGTTATCTGAGTTTTAGAGTTCGTTTCCCTGCTTGGCGTCAGTTTTCTTAACAATATGCTAGGAAACATGCCGGTGCATTACAACGggaggaaaataattttcatgtcCTTAGCTCAGGCCTCATGGACTCCTTCATTGCAACCataaaagaaaagcaaaaaaaagcAGTTGTTTTTACAATTCCATATGTTTTTTGTATATAGTTGTACACAATACATCGTAAGGGATATCCACAAATAGCACTACAAATATCCATCAGGTTTGATAAGGTGGTATTGCATTAGAATTATTAAATTTGATTATGGTTGTTCAAGAGAATATTGGTCTATAACTAATCCATATGTTAACCTCAACTAAATTCCAACTTAGCCATTATCATATCAAAAGTAGATTTAATTACATGAAACCTCAAACACATGGTGAGCAGTTCTAAGAGGTAATGAAACACTTATGTTAAATTGCTCATGTGTTTTCGGAAATGTGAATATTTTGGTGAGTAGTTTTAAGACTACATTAATTACTCGTCCTACCATGAATGTTTTGGGAAATTGCTCATGATGGCGACCATGTTGGCAAACCTTATGGACAGGAACTCAAGGTCTACAATGTCATCTCCCTCTCCAATTTCGCTCAATGTGTTCATGGTCCCGGTCCGGGCACCACcttatttttatttttcccttGCTGATAAGATTGACTTGTTGAGCACTTTATCTAACAAATGATTCAGGTATGGTCAAGTTAAAGGTAAGAAAAATAACAAAGTATAAATGTATCTCTGGATCTACAGAACCATACAAATGACATGCATGTGAGCATCTAGACAACTGCTAAGACCGTCGACTATGTGGCACCGCTTGAGAGGAAGCTGTGCGCACGTTTTCATTAAAAAAATGTAAAGTCCTCGCCTCCgtcaaaaaaaaatctaaaaaaaatcctCATCTTCATCTAAAAAAGAGgtaaaaagagaaaaggaaaatttACCACACCAGCCTACCAGCGAGTGCCACTTTGCTTAACCCTctatttaaaaaaaaaacagaGGGCCTCATCTCCATCTAAAAATACATATTTAAAAAATAATCCACACGTCATCTAAAAAAAATTGCAAAAGATTTCTCTACACGTTATCTAAAAAAATTGCAAAAGATTTCTCACCACGGCCAACCAGCTTGCGCcacgtggcatagctggttggccgcccTTCACGCGTAGCTAAATGGTTTTAATTTTCACTGCATATCTGCTGCCCTTCTACCTGCACTTGCAAATAGGCAAAGTTTTGATGAAACAATCAAttcaatagagaaaaatacatacGGCAGCACCGGTTATGCCCCACTTCAGTTGTCTCCACGCAGCCGCGGACACACACGACGGCATCGCCTGTTTCCGCCAGCTCGCATGGATGCTCCACTCCACGCTCGCCAGCTTGAAACCCATCCACCCTAGTAGCACGGTTGGAAACTAAGCATTTTTCTGGTCAgattacatatataaattattttaatccgagttacggttacaAAGTTATAGCACGACCATTTTAACATAATCTTTGTAAATAAAAAAGACAAAGGACCTAAACGGGCTGAAAAAAAGAGTGAACCGGGCATATTGCAGGTGAACGCGGAATACTAATCAGAGCCAAGTTGAGGCAAAGCCCAACAAATGTAGAGAAAGAAGAGGGACTTAATACTAGACCATGAGTTATTTAAAGTACACCAGGGGTCCTTTTATAAAAGGTACGACGACGGATAGGCAGAAGTTTTTTTTTACGTTCTTTTTATGGGAGTAGGTATATAAATAGCCTTGATTGAAACGGTAGACAAGTCCATGATCTGCCTAATCCAGCTTGCCCATCAAGAAACTTCGACTAGTATACAATGTACATGTGTCAAAGAAAGTCACCATCATCTCATATTATCTTTACACTATCAGATCATATCAATCCTTTTTTTTTTGACACTGGAGCAACCGATCAGTACCACGCTCATATTATACGactattcacaaagaaactaaaggCCATTgactaaaaaaactaaaaa from Triticum aestivum cultivar Chinese Spring chromosome 4A, IWGSC CS RefSeq v2.1, whole genome shotgun sequence harbors:
- the LOC123083521 gene encoding probable carbohydrate esterase At4g34215 — encoded protein: MEPAAATMLPRALPILLLLAAAVTVSAERAPTLVFILAGQSNMGGRGGATVGNRWDGVVPPECAPSPRMLRLSPSLRWEEAREPLHAGVDVGNVVGVGPAMPFAHGLLRAPACPRGAVVGLVPCAQGGTPIANWSRGSEMYERMVTRARVAGAGTGRIAALLWFQGEADAMRREDAMAYTGRMEAFVRDVRRDLAMPNLLVIQVGIATAQKQGKWLDLVRKQQRAVRLPNLKYVDAMGLPLANDITHLTTQAQVRLGKMLADAYIATL
- the LOC123084491 gene encoding 7-deoxyloganetin glucosyltransferase-like — its product is MTRIPLCTRNVGDFWVWNFERSGNLSVRCQGQEKHDNVPAALLWAASACGYMGYRNFRLLIDQGIIPLKDEEQLTNGFMDMPVDWALGMSKHMRLKDFPTILRMTDRDDIALNFKLHHRERAEAADAVIINTMDELEQPALDAMRAIIPAIYTIGPLNSLTGQIVPCMDPLHKVGSSLRKEDHICVQWLDGRKPRSMVYMNFGSVTIMSNHELVEFAWGLANSGQNFLWIIRPYIVKSEAAVLPPKFLEATKDRGLLASWCDQEAVLRHDALCVFLTHYRWNSTMEGLCGGVPMLCWPFFAEQQTNCLYKCLEWGVGMEIGDDVRREVVNERIKEAVGGEKGREMKKRAAEWREVAIRSKVTSLNNLDSLINDVLLSGKKTVSSSS